From a single Miscanthus floridulus cultivar M001 chromosome 8, ASM1932011v1, whole genome shotgun sequence genomic region:
- the LOC136476831 gene encoding serine/threonine-protein kinase D6PK-like, which produces MDGAPELAAAKNVLEEQKASHRRQESSASMLDKGPSSVCSDCGVLDEPPTPHGDSGEVKDIQSLDCSGGNQEKNTSQKSSMSESFASAKASDGANSLRKTSGSAKISDRADFPESGKSSMCRPSAGSNISDESSCSSMSSSTTKPHKGSDSRWEAIRVIRSRDGILGLSHFRLLKKLGCGDIGSVYLSELNGTKSYFAMKVMDKGSLASRKKLLRAQTEREILQSLDHPFLPTLYTHFETDKFSCLVMEFCPGGDLHTLRQRQPGKYFSEQAAKFYVAEVLLALEYLHMLGIIYRDLKPENVLVREDGHIMLSDFDLSLRCDVSPTVVKSANPGPDALQRSNQAYCVQPACIEPSCIQPACVAPTTCFGPRFFSSKSKSKKEKKPKPKPEIVNQVSPLPELIAEPTDARSMSFVGTHEYLAPEIIKGEGHGSAVDWWTFGIFLYELLFGKTPFKGSGNRATLFNVVGQPLRFPESPIVSFSARDLIRGLLVKDPQHRLGYKRGTTEIKQHPFFEGMNWALIRCASPPDVPKPVELDRPPKPAPANDRVAPAANQKGPDNFLEFEFF; this is translated from the exons ATGGACGGGGCGCCGGAGCTTGCTGCCGCTAAGAATGTCTTGGAGGAACAAAAGGCCTCCCATCGGCGGCAAGAGTCTTCTGCGTCAATGCTGGACAAGGGTCCTTCCAGTGTTTGCTCAGACTGCGGTGTCCTGGACGAGCCGCCAACCCCGCACGGCGATTCTGGGGAAGTGAAGGATATCCAGAGCTTGGACTGCAGTGGTGGTAATCAGGAGAAGAATACGTCGCAGAAGAGCAGCATGAGTGAGAGCTTTGCTTCTGCCAAGGCCAGCGATGGGGCCAACAGCCTGAGGAAGACCAGCGGCAGTGCTAAGATCAGCGACCGGGCTGATTTTCCAGAGAGTGGAAAGAGTAGCATGTGCCGCCCGAGCGCGGGCAGCAACATCAGCGATGAGAGCTCGTGCAGCAGCATGAGCAGCAGCACGACGAAGCCGCACAAGGGGAGTGATTCTAGGTGGGAAGCCATCCGAGTGATAAGGTCGAGGGATGGCATCTTGGGTTTGAGCCACTTTAGGCTGCTTAAGAAGCTGGGCTGTGGTGATATTGGCAGCGTGTACCTCTCTGAATTGAATGGCACGAAGAGTTACTTTGCCATGAAGGTCATGGACAAAGGGTCATTGGCGAGCCGGAAGAAGCTTCTTCGAGCGCAGACAGAGCGGGAGATACTGCAATCTTTGGACCATCCGTTTCTTCCTACACTGTATACCCACTTCGAGACAGATAAATTCTCATGTTTGGTGATGGAGTTCTGTCCAGGAGGGGACCTGCACACCCTTCGACAAAGGCAGCCTGGAAAATACTTTTCAGAGCAAGCAGCCAA GTTCTATGTAGCTGAAGTTCTCCTCGCACTGGAGTACCTGCATATGCTTGGGATTATATACCGTGATCTGAAGCCGGAGAACGTCCTTGTTCGGGAGGATGGGCACATCATGCTCTCTGATTTTGACCTCTCACTTCGTTGTGACGTAAGCCCTACTGTTGTCAAGTCTGCCAACCCTGGACCAGATGCACTGCAGAGGAGCAACCAAGCATACTGTGTGCAGCCTGCTTGTATCGAGCCATCCTGCATCCAGCCCGCGTGTGTTGCTCCGACTACTTGCTTTGGTCCCCGTTTTTTCTCCTCCAAATCCAAgtccaagaaggagaagaagccaAAGCCGAAGCCTGAGATTGTCAACCAAGTTAGCCCGCTGCCCGAGCTCATTGCGGAGCCGACCGATGCTCGCTCTATGTCATTTGTTGGCACCCATGAGTACTTGGCACCAGAAATAATCAAGGGAGAAGGCCATGGCAGTGCTGTGGATTGGTGGACCTTTGGTATATTCCTTTACGAGCTCCTATTTGGTAAGACCCCTTTCAAGGGGTCAGGAAACCGGGCTACACTCTTCAACGTTGTTGGTCAGCCCCTGCGGTTCCCAGAGTCCCCAATTGTGAGTTTCTCAGCTAGGGACTTGATAAGAGGATTGCTGGTCAAAGACCCGCAGCATCGTCTTGGCTACAAACGAGGGACTACAGAGATCAAGCAGCACCCGTTCTTTGAGGGCATGAATTGGGCGTTGATACGGTGTGCAAGCCCTCCAGATGTACCAAAGCCTGTTGAGCTGGATCGCCCACCGAAGCCGGCCCCAGCTAACGATAGGGTTGCTCCAGCCGCCAACCAGAAGGGCCCAGATAACTTTCTGGAGTTTGAATTCTTCTAG